The following coding sequences lie in one Arachis ipaensis cultivar K30076 chromosome B03, Araip1.1, whole genome shotgun sequence genomic window:
- the LOC107631463 gene encoding aldehyde dehydrogenase family 2 member B7, mitochondrial isoform X1 — translation MASSSTRISRLLSRSSASLFSRGGKGYLGTGFSRYSTATALEEEPIKPAVQVEHTQLLIGGKFVDALSGKTFPTLDPRTGEVIAHVAEGHSEDVDRAVAAARKAFDQGPWPKMTAYERQRILLRAADLLEKHNDELAALETWDNGKPYEQSAQIEIPMLVRLFRYYAGWADKIHGMTVPADGQYHVQTLHEPIGVAGQIIPWNFPLLMFAWKVGPALACGNTIVLKTAEQTPLSALYAAKLFHEAGLPEGVLNVVSGFGPTAGAALASHMDVDKLAFTGSTDTGKVVLELAARSNLKPVTLELGGKSPFIVCEDADVDQAVELAHFALFFNQGQCCCAGSRTYVHEHVYDEFVEKAKARALKRIVGDPFKSGIEQGPQIDSEQFEKILKYIRSGVQSGATLETGGDRLGSKGFYVQPTVFSNVEDGMLIAKEEIFGPVQSILKFKDLDEVIERANNTRYGLAAGVFTKNIDTANTLTRALRVGTVWVNCFDTFDAAIPFGGYKMSGQGREKGEYSLKNYLQVKAVVTPLKNPAWL, via the exons atggcttcttcttcaaccagGATCTCCAGGCTTCTCTCTCGCTCCTCCGCCTCTCTCTTTTCGCGAG GTGGGAAGGGTTACCTTGGTACAGGATTCAGCAGATATAGCACTGCCactgcccttgaagaagaaccaaTTAAACCAGCAGTGCAAGTAGAACACACCCAACTCCTGATTGGTGGGAAATTCGTTGATGCTCTTTCTG GTAAAACTTTTCCAACCTTGGATCCAAGAACAGGGGAAGTGATTGCTCATGTTGCTGAGGGTCACTCTGAAGATGTTGATAGAGCAGTTGCAGCCGCAAGAAAGGCATTTGATCAAGGTCCATGGCCTAAGATGACAGCCTAT GAAAGGCAAAGGATATTGTTGCGAGCCGCCGATCTGCTTGAGAAGCACAATGATGAGCTTGCAGCACTTGAGACCTGGGATAATGGGAAGCCATATGAACAATCTGCTCAGATTGAAATCCCAATGCTTGTTCGCCTTTTCCGGTACTATGCCG GTTGGGCAGATAAGATCCATGGTATGACAGTTCCGGCTGATGGGCAATATCATGTGCAAACATTGCACGAACCGATCGGTGTTGCTGGTCAGATCATTCCCTGGAATTTCCCTCTCCTCATGTTTGCTTGGAAGGTTGGACCGGCATTGGCCTGTGGCAATACAATTGTTCTGAAAACCGCTGAGCAGACACCATTGTCTGCTTTGTACGCAGCAAAACTATTTCATGAG GCTGGACTTCCTGAAGGTGTTTTGAATGTGGTATCAGGCTTTGGTCCCACTGCCGGCGCTGCTCTTGCAAGTCACATGGATGTGGATAAG CTTGCCTTTACTGGTTCTACTGATACCGGGAAAGTTGTCCTTGAGCTAGCGGCTAGAAGCAATCTTAAGCCAGTAACTTTGGAGCTTGGTGGAAAATCTCCTTTTATTGTATGTGAGGATGCCGATGTAGATCAGGCGGTTGAGCTAGCACACTTTGCCTTATTCTTTAATCag GGACAATGTTGCTGTGCTGGGTCTAGGACATATGTACATGAGCATGTATATGACGAGTTTGTAGAGAAAGCAAAGGCTCGTGCTTTGAAACGTATTGTTGGTGATCCATTCAAGAGTGGAATAGAGCAAGGTCCGCAG ATTGATTCTGAACAATTTGAGAAGATACTGAAGTATATCAGATCCGGCGTTCAAAGTGGAGCTACACTAGAAACCGGAGGAGATAGACTTGGCAGCAAGGGCTTCTATGTTCAGCCTACCGTCTTCTCAAATGTTGAG GATGGCATGCTGATTGCAAAGGAAGAAATATTTGGCCCGGTGCAATCCATACTAAAATTCAA GGACCTCGATGAGGTTATTGAAAGAGCGAACAACACGCGGTATGGACTGGCGGCAGGGGTGTTCACGAAGAACATAGACACGGCAAACACGCTGACGAGAGCGTTGAGAGTTGGAACAGTTTGGGTGAACTGCTTTGACACATTTGATGCAGCAATTCCATTTGGTGGTTACAAGATGAGTGGGCAGGGAAGGGAAAAGGGAGAGTACAGCCTCAagaattacttgcaagtcaaggCAGTTGTTACCCCTTTGAAGAACCCTGCATGGCTTTAG
- the LOC107631463 gene encoding aldehyde dehydrogenase family 2 member B7, mitochondrial isoform X2 has protein sequence MTAYERQRILLRAADLLEKHNDELAALETWDNGKPYEQSAQIEIPMLVRLFRYYAGWADKIHGMTVPADGQYHVQTLHEPIGVAGQIIPWNFPLLMFAWKVGPALACGNTIVLKTAEQTPLSALYAAKLFHEAGLPEGVLNVVSGFGPTAGAALASHMDVDKLAFTGSTDTGKVVLELAARSNLKPVTLELGGKSPFIVCEDADVDQAVELAHFALFFNQGQCCCAGSRTYVHEHVYDEFVEKAKARALKRIVGDPFKSGIEQGPQIDSEQFEKILKYIRSGVQSGATLETGGDRLGSKGFYVQPTVFSNVEDGMLIAKEEIFGPVQSILKFKDLDEVIERANNTRYGLAAGVFTKNIDTANTLTRALRVGTVWVNCFDTFDAAIPFGGYKMSGQGREKGEYSLKNYLQVKAVVTPLKNPAWL, from the exons ATGACAGCCTAT GAAAGGCAAAGGATATTGTTGCGAGCCGCCGATCTGCTTGAGAAGCACAATGATGAGCTTGCAGCACTTGAGACCTGGGATAATGGGAAGCCATATGAACAATCTGCTCAGATTGAAATCCCAATGCTTGTTCGCCTTTTCCGGTACTATGCCG GTTGGGCAGATAAGATCCATGGTATGACAGTTCCGGCTGATGGGCAATATCATGTGCAAACATTGCACGAACCGATCGGTGTTGCTGGTCAGATCATTCCCTGGAATTTCCCTCTCCTCATGTTTGCTTGGAAGGTTGGACCGGCATTGGCCTGTGGCAATACAATTGTTCTGAAAACCGCTGAGCAGACACCATTGTCTGCTTTGTACGCAGCAAAACTATTTCATGAG GCTGGACTTCCTGAAGGTGTTTTGAATGTGGTATCAGGCTTTGGTCCCACTGCCGGCGCTGCTCTTGCAAGTCACATGGATGTGGATAAG CTTGCCTTTACTGGTTCTACTGATACCGGGAAAGTTGTCCTTGAGCTAGCGGCTAGAAGCAATCTTAAGCCAGTAACTTTGGAGCTTGGTGGAAAATCTCCTTTTATTGTATGTGAGGATGCCGATGTAGATCAGGCGGTTGAGCTAGCACACTTTGCCTTATTCTTTAATCag GGACAATGTTGCTGTGCTGGGTCTAGGACATATGTACATGAGCATGTATATGACGAGTTTGTAGAGAAAGCAAAGGCTCGTGCTTTGAAACGTATTGTTGGTGATCCATTCAAGAGTGGAATAGAGCAAGGTCCGCAG ATTGATTCTGAACAATTTGAGAAGATACTGAAGTATATCAGATCCGGCGTTCAAAGTGGAGCTACACTAGAAACCGGAGGAGATAGACTTGGCAGCAAGGGCTTCTATGTTCAGCCTACCGTCTTCTCAAATGTTGAG GATGGCATGCTGATTGCAAAGGAAGAAATATTTGGCCCGGTGCAATCCATACTAAAATTCAA GGACCTCGATGAGGTTATTGAAAGAGCGAACAACACGCGGTATGGACTGGCGGCAGGGGTGTTCACGAAGAACATAGACACGGCAAACACGCTGACGAGAGCGTTGAGAGTTGGAACAGTTTGGGTGAACTGCTTTGACACATTTGATGCAGCAATTCCATTTGGTGGTTACAAGATGAGTGGGCAGGGAAGGGAAAAGGGAGAGTACAGCCTCAagaattacttgcaagtcaaggCAGTTGTTACCCCTTTGAAGAACCCTGCATGGCTTTAG
- the LOC107631462 gene encoding spermidine synthase 2, with protein sequence MASEVKRQRDHEEEEEEEENAVSVSDGIGISSLIQGWFSEISPMWPGEAHSLKVEKVLFQGKSEYQNVMVFQSSSYGKVLVLDGVIQLTERDECAYQEMITHLPLCSIPNPKKVLVIGGGDGGVLREVSRHSSVEKIDICEIDKMVVDVSKQFFPDVAIGFDDPRVSLHIGDGVAFLKEAPEGTYDAVIVDSSDPIGPAQELFEKPFFELVAKALRPGGVVSTQAESIWLHMDIIEGIVTNCSQTFKGSVNYAWTTVPTYPSGIIGFMLCSTEGPPVDFKHPVNPIDEKEFQKSVRPMKFYNSEIHTASFCLPSFARRKLVSKAK encoded by the exons ATGGCTTCGGAAGTGAAGAGGCAAAGAGaccacgaagaagaagaagaagaagaagagaacgcTGTCTCTGTCTCCGATGGAATTGGAATATCATCCCTCATTCAAGGCTGGTTCTCCGAAATTAGTCCAATGTGGCCTG GAGAAGCACACTCATTGAAAGTGGAAAAAGTTTTGTTTCAAGGCAAGTCTGAATACCAGAATGTCATGGTGTTCCAG TCATCATCATATGGAAAGGTTCTTGTTTTGGATGGAGTCATACAGCTCACTGAAAGGGACGAATGTGCCTACCAAGAAATGATCACTCATCTCCCTCTTTGCTCTATTCCAAATCCTAAAAAG GTCTTGGTTATtggtggaggagatggaggggtctTGAGAGAAGTATCACGCCATTCATCAGTTGAAAAGATAGACATTTGCGAAATTGACAAGATGGTTGTTGAT GTCTCCAAGCAATTCTTCCCTGATGTAGCCATAGGTTTTGATGATCCCCGTGTGTCACTTCATATTGGGGATG GAGTTGCATTCTTGAAGGAAGCTCCAGAAGGAACTTATGATGCAGTTATAGTTGATTCATCTGACCCTATTG GTCCTGCTCAAGAGCTTTTTGAGAAGCCCTTTTTCGAGTTGGTTGCAAAGGCTCTTCGGCCAGGAGGAGTTGTAAGTACTCAGGCAGAAAGTATATGGCTTCATATGGACATAATTGAGGGCATTGTCACCAATTGTAGCCAGACTTTCAAAGGCTCCGTCAACTATGCTTGGACCACAGTTCCTACATACCCAAG CGGAATAATTGGTTTTATGCTTTGCTCAACTGAGGGACCACCTGTGGATTTCAAGCATCCAGTGAATCCCATAGAtgaaaaagagtttcagaagtCAGTAAGACCAATGAAATTTTACAACTCTGAG ATTCATACAGCATCTTTCTGTTTGCCATCTTTTGCTAGGAGGAAGCTTGTTTCCAAAGCAAAATGA